In Arthrobacter ramosus, one DNA window encodes the following:
- a CDS encoding resuscitation-promoting factor, whose product MVKFFTTGGKFSFVKVGAQLLVLLALVLGVVAFTGNNKSVTLNVDGKVSSVQTFGNTVDQVVKAAKVDLKAEDRVSPALDASVQNGSIINVNLAKAVTVSLDGAQRTVNTTAPNVEGLVSELGVASASAVSQPKDTQLAVSGSYVSILTPKTISLIVDGQSSSKTTTAADVGTVLSDAGVSLGANDRVSQPNSAPVVQNMVIKVSRVDTSKTATETENVPFDTVTTEDATQFSDQKTVTQEGVLGLLSKTFKLVLVDGREASRTLVSSDVTVKPVSAKVTVGTKERPKPAPAASGPTGAPNEAMWDKVAQCESGGNWAINTGNGYYGGLQFDIQTWIGSGGGAYAPNAAAASKAQQIDIANRVYAQRGLGPWGCGWAASS is encoded by the coding sequence ATGGTCAAGTTCTTCACCACGGGCGGCAAGTTCAGTTTCGTCAAGGTAGGTGCGCAGCTGCTGGTGCTTTTGGCACTGGTACTGGGAGTCGTTGCTTTTACCGGCAACAACAAATCAGTCACCCTCAACGTCGACGGCAAAGTGAGTTCCGTCCAGACCTTCGGCAACACCGTTGACCAGGTGGTCAAGGCAGCCAAGGTTGATCTGAAGGCTGAAGACCGGGTCTCCCCGGCCTTGGACGCCTCGGTGCAGAACGGCTCCATCATCAACGTCAACCTGGCCAAGGCCGTCACCGTCAGCCTTGATGGCGCCCAGCGGACGGTCAACACCACGGCCCCGAACGTCGAAGGACTCGTCTCCGAACTCGGCGTCGCGAGCGCATCGGCTGTCTCCCAGCCCAAAGACACGCAGCTGGCCGTCTCCGGATCCTATGTTTCGATCCTGACCCCCAAGACGATCAGCCTGATCGTGGACGGTCAGAGCTCTTCAAAGACCACGACGGCGGCCGACGTGGGAACCGTCCTCAGCGATGCCGGCGTCTCGCTCGGCGCCAACGACCGGGTTTCGCAGCCCAACTCGGCTCCCGTTGTCCAGAACATGGTCATCAAGGTTTCCCGGGTGGACACCAGCAAGACCGCCACCGAGACGGAGAACGTCCCGTTCGACACGGTCACCACGGAAGACGCCACCCAGTTCAGCGACCAGAAGACGGTAACCCAGGAAGGGGTCCTTGGACTGCTCAGCAAGACGTTCAAGCTCGTCCTGGTGGATGGTCGTGAAGCTTCGCGGACTTTGGTCTCTTCTGACGTCACCGTCAAGCCGGTCTCCGCGAAGGTGACGGTCGGAACCAAGGAACGCCCCAAGCCTGCCCCCGCGGCTTCCGGACCCACTGGCGCGCCAAACGAGGCAATGTGGGACAAGGTCGCACAGTGTGAGTCCGGCGGGAACTGGGCCATCAACACCGGCAACGGTTACTACGGCGGCCTGCAGTTCGACATCCAGACCTGGATCGGTTCAGGCGGTGGCGCTTACGCTCCCAACGCCGCCGCCGCCAGCAAGGCCCAGCAGATCGACATCGCCAACCGCGTCTACGCACAGCGTGGCCTCGGACCGTGGGGCTGTGGCTGGGCAGCCTCCAGCTAG